In Microbulbifer pacificus, the genomic stretch GCCTTTGCCGTGGCGCTTGCCGTCGTCGATATCAAGACGTTGCCAGCCGTCCCTGCCTCCGGCACCAGGGGCCTGCAGCCACCAGCCGGAAAATTGCAGGATATTCTCCATCGGCTCAGTATAGGAATGCACCTTTACCCAGCCGCGCACACCGTAAACCGCGGTAATACGCCCAACAGTGACCAGATCTTCGTTTACTAGCGAACGCTCAGCCACGGACATACCCCGGTTTACAGACGATCAGGAGAAGAATCAGGCGGCTTCTTTCAGCAGCTTGCTGACGCGGTCAGACAGCTGAGCACCCTGGCCTACCCAGAACTCAACGCGCTCGCGATCAATGCGCAGACGCTCTTCCTGACCACGGGCTACCGGGTTGAAGAAGCCAACACGCTCGATGAAACGACCGTCGCGGGATTTGCGGCTGTCAGTCACAGTCAGGTGATAAAAAGGGCGCTTCTTCGCACCGCCACGAGCCAAACGAATGGTTACCATGTAGCTATCCTGTAGTTTCAACACCAACCAGTCACCAGAGGCGACCGGAACATTCCGCCTCACGGCGGTATTGCAGATTTTGCCGAGACAAAAATCTGTTGCTAAATCAATGATCAGCGACCAAGGGCCAGCTGAAAGGCGGCGTATTCTAATGTACCCACCCCGGTTTGTATAGCGCGGATATACCCGCCAGAACACACCGTTAAAAACACTTACTTCTTGCGGAAGCCTGGCGGCAGACCGCCACCGAGACCACCCAGTCCACCCATCCCGCCGGCGCCACCTCCGAGTCCCGGCAAACCACCGAGACCCCGCATCATCTTGCCCATACCGCCGCCTTTCATCTTCTTCATCATCTTGCTCATCTGCTTGTGCTGTTTGAGCAGGCGATTCAGGTCCTGAATCTGTGTTCCGGAGCCGGCAGTGATGCGACGCTTGCGGGAGCCGCTCAGCATGTCCGGGTTGCGGCGCTCCTCAGGCGTCATGGAACCGATGATGGCGTCCATACGACGGAACTCTTTACCCATATCCGCCTGCTGCGCTGCCTGGGCAAGCCCCCCCATACCGGGAAGCTTGTCCATCAGGGCGCCGAGACCGCCCATATTCTGCATCTGCTGCAGCTGATCACGCAGATCCTCCAGATCGAATCCCTTACCCTTCTGCACCTTCTTGACCAGTTTTTCCGCCTTGCTGCGGTCGATCTTCTGCTCAGCCTGCTCGATCAGGGAGAGAATGTCGCCCATTCCGAGAATGCGCGATGCTATACGGTCCGGGTGGAAGGTCTCCAACGCATCGGTCTTCTCACCGACACCAATAAATTTAATCGGTTTACCGGTGACATGACGAACCGACAGGGCCGCACCACCACGGGCATCACCGTCTGCCTTAGTCAGAATCACACCGGTCAAGGGCAACGCATCGTTAAACGCGCCGGCCGTGTTCACCGCGTCCTGACCAATCATGGCGTCAATCACGAACAGGGTTTCCGCCGGCGTCAGCTCGCTGTGAAGCTCGCGAATTTCCCCCATTAATTCATCATCAATATGCAGGCGGCCGGCCGTATCCACGATCAGCACATCGGCAAACTGTTTACGTGCGGCAGTCACAGCGCCGCGGGCAATATCCAAGGGTTTCTGATCCGGTTGCGACGGATGGAAAATAGCGCCCACCTCACCAGCCAGGGTCTCCAATTGCTTGATGGCGGCGGGGCGGTAGACGTCCGCACTGACCACCATCACTTTTTTCTTCTCGCGCTCCTGCAGGTATTTGGCGAGTTTCGCCACACTGGTGGTTTTACCCGCCCCCTGCAAACCCGCCATCAGGATGACCGCCGGCGGCTGCACCGCGAGGTTGAGCGGCGTGGCCGCCTCCCCCATGACCTTGACCAACTCATCCTGCACGATTTTGACAAACTGCTGCCCGGGGTTGAGCGCCTTGCTGACATGCTGCCCCACCGCCGCGGTGCGCACCTGCTGGACGAAGGCCTTGACCACCGGCAGCGCCACATCCGCCTCCAACAGCGCCTTGCGCACTTCCCGCAAGGTATCGCGGATATTGTCATCCGTCAGGCGCGCCTTGCCCGTAACTTTCTTCAGTGCCGACGACAGACGGTCGCTCAGGTTATCGAACATATCACCTTCTCAAATCGTAAAAGCCTGATGGTCCGGGTGTTACCGGCCCCCAAAAACGCGGCAGTATAGCCCAGCCGGGCTTTCCAGCACAGGCGCGCTGTGACACACTGCCCGCCCGGAACTTAATGACAAAAACGACGGATCTACCCCGATGGCGGCTATGGCCCACTGGATGGCAATCGCGCTTTATGTAGCCACTACCTGTGTAGCGGCAGTATCCCTGTCTCGCCAACCTTCCGCTTCCCGGCAGCCGCTGCTGCTAGGGCTGTTTGGCTGCGCCATCGTCGCTCACGCCATCTCGCTCAAATTTACACTGCTGTCGGAACAAGGGGTCCGCTTCGACCTCGCCGCCGTGCTGTCGCTGATTACCTGTGTTGTGGCCCTGCTCCTGCTGTTTTTGTCTCTGCGTCACCGGCTCAACCTGCTGGTCCTCGCAATCGCCCCACTGGCGGCGGTAGCGGAGATGGCCGCAGTCCACACCTGGGGCGGGGTACCGCCCCGCGCCCTGCTGTCTCCCGGCATCGCCGCGCACGCCCTGCTCTCCATATCCGCCTACTCTCTGCTTACCCTGGCAACGCTTCAGGCCATTTACCTGTATTGGCTCAATCAGCAGCTGCACAACCATCGCCCCACGGGTATCAGCCGAATGCTGCCGCCATTGCAGACCATGGAGAGTCTCCTGTTCGGTCTGATTGCCTTTGGTCAGCTATTGCTGACGGCATCGCTGGTTACAGGCGCTCTCTTCGTTGACGACCTGTTTGCGCAGCATCTGGTCCACAAGACCATCCTGTCGATCTTCGCCTGGATTCTCTACAGCATTCTGCTGTGGGGGCACTGGAAAAAAGGCTGGCGCGGTAACACCGCCGTGCGCTGGACACTGTCCGCCTTCGCCGTGCTGATGCTGGCGTTTTTTGGTAGCAAACTGGCACTGGAAGTCATCTTTGCCCGACACTGACCGCTGTAAACTTGCGAGCACTGGCAAACTGTTCCAATATCGCCCCGATTCCATAAAAAGAGTTCCCCCTTGAACGAGATGCCCCCCGGTCTACTGTTTGCACTGATAGGCCTGCTGATAGTTATTTCCGCGTTCTTTTCCAGCTCCGAAACCAGCATGATGGCGCTGAACCGCTATCGCCTGCGCCACCAGGCCAAGAACGGTCACCGCGGTGCCAAGCGCGCGGTGGATCTGCTGTCGCGCCCAGACAAGCTGATTGGTGCGATTCTGATTGGCAACAATCTGGTTAACATTCTCGCCTCGGTCATTGCCGGTGCCGTATTCACTCGCCTGTACGGCGAGGCCGGTGTTTATTACG encodes the following:
- a CDS encoding cytochrome C assembly family protein, with translation MAAMAHWMAIALYVATTCVAAVSLSRQPSASRQPLLLGLFGCAIVAHAISLKFTLLSEQGVRFDLAAVLSLITCVVALLLLFLSLRHRLNLLVLAIAPLAAVAEMAAVHTWGGVPPRALLSPGIAAHALLSISAYSLLTLATLQAIYLYWLNQQLHNHRPTGISRMLPPLQTMESLLFGLIAFGQLLLTASLVTGALFVDDLFAQHLVHKTILSIFAWILYSILLWGHWKKGWRGNTAVRWTLSAFAVLMLAFFGSKLALEVIFARH
- the rpsP gene encoding 30S ribosomal protein S16, which produces MVTIRLARGGAKKRPFYHLTVTDSRKSRDGRFIERVGFFNPVARGQEERLRIDRERVEFWVGQGAQLSDRVSKLLKEAA
- the ffh gene encoding signal recognition particle protein, with product MFDNLSDRLSSALKKVTGKARLTDDNIRDTLREVRKALLEADVALPVVKAFVQQVRTAAVGQHVSKALNPGQQFVKIVQDELVKVMGEAATPLNLAVQPPAVILMAGLQGAGKTTSVAKLAKYLQEREKKKVMVVSADVYRPAAIKQLETLAGEVGAIFHPSQPDQKPLDIARGAVTAARKQFADVLIVDTAGRLHIDDELMGEIRELHSELTPAETLFVIDAMIGQDAVNTAGAFNDALPLTGVILTKADGDARGGAALSVRHVTGKPIKFIGVGEKTDALETFHPDRIASRILGMGDILSLIEQAEQKIDRSKAEKLVKKVQKGKGFDLEDLRDQLQQMQNMGGLGALMDKLPGMGGLAQAAQQADMGKEFRRMDAIIGSMTPEERRNPDMLSGSRKRRITAGSGTQIQDLNRLLKQHKQMSKMMKKMKGGGMGKMMRGLGGLPGLGGGAGGMGGLGGLGGGLPPGFRKK